The Providencia sp. PROV188 genome includes a region encoding these proteins:
- the gdhA gene encoding NADP-specific glutamate dehydrogenase, with product MAQTLSSFLESVQKRDPSQPEFLQAVREVFTSLWPFIEQNSKYRDQALLERFVEPERVIQFRVCWMDDQGKVQVNRAWRVQFSSAIGPFKGGMRFHPSVNLSILKFLGFEQTLKNALTTLPMGGAKGGSDFDPKGKSHGEVMRFCQALMTELYRHLGADTDVPAGDIGVGGREVGFMTGMMKKLSNDTSCVFTGKGLSFGGSLIRPEATGYGLVYFTDAMLKRHGLGFEGMRVAVSGSGNVAQYTIEKCMELGAKVVTASDSSGTVVDEAGFTPEKLARLEAIKNNYGRVEEYAKEFGLTYLAGKQPWGVPVDIALPCATQNELDVDAAKVLIQNGVKAVAEGANMPTTIPATELFLEAGVLFAPGKAANAGGVATSGLEMAQNAARLSWKAEKVDTRLHHIMLDIHHHCVEFGGEAKQTNYVQGANIAGFVKVADAMFAQGVV from the coding sequence ATGGCTCAAACACTATCTTCATTCTTGGAGTCTGTCCAAAAAAGAGATCCTTCACAGCCTGAATTCCTACAAGCAGTGCGTGAAGTATTCACTTCTCTTTGGCCTTTCATTGAACAAAATTCAAAATATCGCGATCAAGCACTTCTCGAACGCTTCGTTGAGCCAGAAAGAGTGATCCAGTTCCGCGTATGTTGGATGGACGATCAAGGAAAGGTGCAAGTTAACCGCGCATGGCGTGTTCAATTCAGCTCTGCGATTGGTCCATTCAAAGGCGGCATGCGTTTCCACCCATCCGTTAACTTATCCATCCTGAAATTCTTAGGCTTCGAACAAACCCTCAAAAATGCACTCACAACCCTACCAATGGGCGGAGCAAAAGGCGGTTCTGACTTTGATCCTAAAGGAAAAAGCCATGGTGAAGTGATGCGTTTCTGCCAAGCATTAATGACAGAACTTTATCGCCACTTAGGGGCTGATACTGACGTTCCTGCTGGTGATATCGGTGTGGGCGGTCGTGAAGTTGGCTTTATGACTGGGATGATGAAAAAACTGTCTAATGACACCTCTTGCGTTTTCACCGGTAAAGGTCTGTCATTTGGTGGTAGCTTAATTCGTCCAGAAGCAACCGGTTACGGTCTTGTTTACTTCACTGACGCGATGCTCAAACGCCACGGTTTAGGTTTTGAAGGCATGCGAGTGGCTGTTTCAGGTTCGGGTAACGTTGCTCAATACACCATTGAAAAATGTATGGAATTAGGTGCAAAAGTCGTTACTGCATCCGACTCTAGCGGTACTGTCGTGGATGAAGCCGGTTTCACCCCTGAAAAACTTGCACGCTTAGAAGCTATTAAAAACAACTACGGTCGTGTTGAAGAATACGCGAAAGAGTTTGGTTTAACTTACTTAGCGGGTAAACAACCTTGGGGCGTTCCAGTGGATATCGCACTGCCATGTGCAACACAGAACGAACTGGATGTAGATGCGGCTAAAGTGCTGATCCAAAATGGCGTTAAAGCTGTCGCGGAAGGCGCAAACATGCCAACCACTATTCCTGCAACTGAGCTATTCCTTGAAGCAGGTGTTCTATTTGCTCCTGGTAAAGCAGCTAACGCTGGCGGTGTTGCAACTTCAGGTCTGGAAATGGCGCAGAACGCAGCACGCTTAAGCTGGAAAGCAGAAAAAGTGGATACGCGTTTACACCACATTATGTTGGACATTCACCACCACTGTGTTGAATTCGGTGGCGAAGCCAAACAAACCAACTACGTCCAAGGCGCGAACATTGCTGGCTTTGTTAAAGTCGCTGACGCTATGTTTGCACAAGGCGTTGTGTAA
- the rsmJ gene encoding 16S rRNA (guanine(1516)-N(2))-methyltransferase RsmJ translates to MAENIAIQLICEEGADIGTLNQLAEKWQLTHTPDALMALVLTPENLQLRKMDEPKLGGIFVDFVSGAMAHRRKFGGGRGEAVAKAVGIKKEYLPDVIDATAGLGRDAFVLAALGCKVRMLERHPVVAALLDDGLQRGYQDPEIGEWLQSRMSLIHASSITALAEITEAPDVIYLDPMYPHRQKSALVKKEMRVFQSLVGADDDADSLLAPAIALAKRRVVVKRPDYAEPLAGQKAPSAVTTKSHRFDIYPCIKHSD, encoded by the coding sequence ATGGCTGAAAATATTGCTATCCAATTAATCTGTGAAGAGGGTGCCGATATTGGCACTCTCAATCAACTTGCTGAAAAATGGCAACTCACACATACACCTGACGCCTTGATGGCATTGGTGTTAACCCCCGAAAACCTGCAATTACGCAAAATGGATGAACCAAAATTAGGCGGCATCTTTGTGGATTTTGTCTCAGGCGCGATGGCGCATCGCCGTAAATTTGGTGGTGGACGCGGTGAGGCGGTTGCTAAAGCGGTGGGGATCAAAAAAGAGTATCTGCCCGATGTAATTGATGCGACAGCCGGTTTAGGGCGCGATGCTTTTGTACTGGCGGCTTTGGGCTGTAAAGTACGGATGTTAGAGCGTCATCCAGTGGTAGCTGCACTGCTTGATGATGGTTTACAACGTGGTTATCAAGACCCTGAAATCGGGGAATGGCTACAATCACGAATGTCACTGATCCACGCATCGAGCATTACCGCATTAGCCGAAATTACTGAAGCGCCGGACGTAATTTACCTCGACCCGATGTACCCACATCGGCAAAAAAGTGCATTAGTGAAGAAAGAGATGCGGGTGTTTCAGTCATTGGTCGGGGCTGATGATGATGCAGATTCTTTACTGGCACCAGCCATTGCGCTGGCAAAACGCCGTGTTGTGGTTAAGCGACCTGATTACGCCGAACCGCTTGCGGGGCAAAAAGCACCTTCAGCAGTCACAACCAAAAGCCATCGATTCGATATCTATCCCTGTATTAAACACAGCGATTAA
- the prlC gene encoding oligopeptidase A: MTNSLLADSALPRFEHIEPAHIFPAVEHVLGEYRQTVENILAANSHYTWDNLCQPLEEASDKLSRVWSPVSHLHSVKNSPELREAYEQCLPLLSEFSTWMGQHEPLYQAYKSLKEDAGFNQLSQAQRKSIENTLRDFELSGIGLPAEKQQRYGEIVARLSEIASKFGNNVLDSTMGWSKLIKDESELAGMPESAIAAAKAMAESKGEEGYLLTLDMPSYLPVMTYADNAELRREMSYAYSTRASDQGPNAGKWDNSELIDELMALRHELAQLLGFKNFAEKSLATKMAESPEQVLGFLNDLANRAHQQGKEELAELTAFAKENYGVETLESWDLAYYSEKQKQHKFSLNDEQLRPYFPEQRVLNGLFEVVHRIYGLTAKERQDVETWHNDVRFFELYDDTNTLRGSFYLDLYAREHKRGGAWMDDCVGRMVHKDGSLQNPVAYLTCNFNKPLGDKPALFTHDEVITLFHEFGHGLHHMLTQIDVADVAGINGVPWDAVELPSQFMENWCWEPEALEFISGHYETGEPLPADMLQSMLAAKNYQSAMFVLRQLEFGLFDFTLHAEYDPAKGAQVMPTLYAIKEKVAVVPSPKWGRFPHAFSHIFAGGYAAGYYSYLWADVLAADAFSRFSEEGIFNRQTGQSFLDNILSRGGSEAPMVLFERFRGRKPELDAMLKSYGIHG, from the coding sequence ATGACAAACTCATTATTAGCCGATTCCGCATTACCCCGTTTTGAACATATTGAACCTGCACATATTTTCCCGGCAGTTGAACATGTTTTAGGCGAATATCGCCAAACCGTTGAAAATATTCTGGCAGCCAACAGCCACTATACTTGGGACAACCTGTGCCAACCATTAGAAGAAGCGAGCGATAAACTCTCCCGCGTTTGGTCCCCAGTAAGCCATCTGCATTCTGTTAAAAATAGCCCTGAGCTACGTGAAGCTTATGAGCAATGCCTCCCATTACTGTCCGAATTCAGTACATGGATGGGACAACATGAGCCACTGTATCAAGCTTATAAATCCCTCAAAGAAGACGCTGGATTTAATCAATTAAGCCAAGCTCAACGTAAATCTATCGAAAATACCCTGCGTGATTTTGAACTGTCCGGTATTGGTTTACCTGCTGAAAAACAGCAACGTTATGGTGAAATCGTCGCACGTTTATCGGAGATCGCCTCTAAGTTTGGTAATAACGTCCTAGATTCCACAATGGGTTGGTCAAAACTCATTAAAGATGAAAGCGAGCTGGCAGGCATGCCAGAAAGCGCCATCGCCGCAGCAAAAGCCATGGCGGAATCTAAAGGTGAAGAAGGTTATTTACTGACTTTAGATATGCCAAGCTACCTGCCTGTCATGACCTACGCCGATAATGCAGAGCTACGCCGCGAAATGAGCTATGCCTATAGCACTCGCGCCTCCGACCAAGGTCCAAACGCAGGTAAATGGGATAACAGCGAACTTATCGATGAGTTAATGGCGTTACGCCATGAGCTGGCTCAACTGCTTGGTTTTAAAAACTTTGCCGAAAAATCCCTCGCCACCAAAATGGCAGAATCCCCTGAGCAAGTTTTAGGTTTCCTGAATGATTTAGCAAACCGCGCTCATCAGCAAGGTAAAGAAGAACTCGCGGAACTGACCGCATTCGCGAAAGAAAATTATGGTGTTGAAACCCTCGAATCTTGGGATTTAGCCTATTACAGCGAAAAACAAAAACAGCATAAATTCTCACTTAATGATGAGCAATTGCGCCCTTATTTCCCAGAGCAGCGCGTGTTAAATGGGCTGTTTGAAGTCGTTCACCGTATTTATGGTTTAACGGCTAAAGAGCGCCAGGATGTTGAAACTTGGCACAATGATGTCCGTTTCTTCGAACTGTATGATGATACCAATACCCTACGCGGTAGCTTCTATCTCGATTTATATGCTCGCGAGCACAAACGCGGCGGTGCATGGATGGATGATTGCGTGGGTCGTATGGTGCATAAAGATGGTTCACTGCAAAATCCTGTGGCTTATTTAACTTGTAACTTTAATAAGCCGCTAGGGGATAAGCCTGCTTTATTTACCCACGATGAAGTCATCACCCTGTTCCACGAATTTGGTCATGGTCTACACCATATGCTGACCCAGATTGATGTTGCCGATGTGGCGGGTATCAATGGGGTTCCATGGGATGCCGTTGAATTACCAAGCCAATTTATGGAGAACTGGTGCTGGGAACCTGAAGCCCTTGAGTTTATCTCTGGTCACTATGAAACTGGCGAACCTTTGCCAGCCGATATGCTACAAAGCATGTTAGCCGCGAAAAACTACCAGTCGGCGATGTTTGTACTGCGCCAGCTTGAATTTGGTCTGTTTGATTTCACCTTACACGCGGAATATGACCCAGCAAAAGGCGCGCAAGTGATGCCAACGCTGTATGCCATCAAAGAAAAAGTTGCCGTGGTACCATCACCAAAATGGGGGCGTTTCCCGCACGCATTTAGCCACATTTTTGCCGGCGGCTACGCAGCGGGTTATTACAGCTATTTATGGGCGGATGTGTTGGCTGCTGATGCGTTCTCTCGCTTCTCTGAAGAAGGCATTTTTAATCGCCAAACTGGTCAATCCTTCCTCGACAATATTTTAAGTCGCGGGGGTTCTGAAGCGCCTATGGTACTGTTCGAGCGTTTCCGTGGTCGTAAACCAGAATTAGATGCGATGTTGAAGAGCTACGGTATTCATGGCTGA
- the rhuM gene encoding RhuM family protein, which translates to MVRLEGNGQVSREVDYYSLLAILMVGYRVRSVRSTQFVRELHAFQYRNRAFFNLGKTRSKTNFSY; encoded by the coding sequence ATAGTTCGATTAGAGGGAAATGGTCAGGTTTCCAGAGAGGTCGATTACTATAGTTTACTTGCCATTCTTATGGTCGGTTACCGCGTCCGTTCTGTTCGCAGCACACAATTTGTCAGAGAACTGCACGCTTTCCAATATAGAAACCGCGCATTTTTTAATCTAGGCAAAACACGATCTAAGACAAATTTTTCTTATTAA
- a CDS encoding YibL family ribosome-associated protein → MKETEKTQIKTLSDRLDLIRHQMASMQLSTQAEKYAELEKEKATLEVEIARLKEMRNKKLSKEAQKLMDMPFKRPITKKEQADMGKLKKSVRGLVIVHPMTALGREMELDAMTGFSKTDF, encoded by the coding sequence ATGAAAGAAACTGAAAAAACACAGATTAAAACGCTTAGCGACCGCTTAGACCTTATTCGTCACCAAATGGCAAGTATGCAACTGTCGACCCAAGCGGAAAAATACGCCGAGCTCGAAAAAGAAAAAGCGACGCTGGAAGTTGAAATCGCTCGTCTGAAAGAAATGCGTAACAAGAAGCTAAGTAAAGAAGCACAGAAATTGATGGATATGCCATTCAAGCGCCCTATCACAAAGAAAGAGCAAGCGGATATGGGCAAACTGAAGAAATCCGTACGAGGCCTCGTTATTGTCCACCCAATGACAGCATTAGGTCGCGAAATGGAGTTGGATGCTATGACCGGTTTTTCTAAGACTGATTTTTAA
- a CDS encoding fimbrial biogenesis chaperone, producing the protein MKSTLFALMILLSSYSQAAMMIEGSRVIIKHSQREATLPIKNTSKYPVIIQSWVDDGAPDGTPEKASHSPVIAIPTIFRLNENELKYIRLVNKFMPSSTDRESLYWLNLYEITPTPDNEKGNASIINVAVRLQIKVFYRPDNLNATIGEISDQIQFTLDKGSQRLTIKNPTPFYITFNKLQMGKTEEQLPTMLLPPFSEQQTEIKKDNTNNKILFSLIDDSGEQNHYEKEIIVR; encoded by the coding sequence ATGAAATCTACCTTATTCGCGTTAATGATCTTGCTTTCTTCTTATAGTCAGGCAGCAATGATGATTGAAGGCTCACGGGTTATCATCAAGCATTCTCAAAGAGAAGCAACATTGCCCATTAAAAATACCAGTAAATACCCAGTTATTATCCAAAGCTGGGTTGATGATGGGGCTCCCGATGGCACACCAGAAAAAGCAAGTCACTCTCCTGTCATTGCTATTCCTACTATTTTCCGCCTTAATGAAAACGAATTAAAATACATTCGGTTAGTTAATAAATTTATGCCATCTTCAACAGACAGAGAATCACTTTATTGGCTAAATTTATATGAAATCACACCGACCCCTGACAATGAAAAAGGCAATGCCAGTATTATCAATGTCGCAGTCAGGCTACAAATTAAGGTCTTTTACCGACCTGATAACCTTAACGCGACCATTGGTGAAATAAGCGATCAAATCCAATTTACGTTAGATAAAGGAAGCCAACGCTTAACTATCAAAAACCCCACCCCTTTTTATATTACGTTCAATAAACTACAAATGGGTAAAACAGAAGAACAACTACCGACCATGTTATTGCCCCCCTTTTCGGAGCAACAGACTGAAATTAAAAAAGATAATACTAATAACAAGATACTGTTTAGCCTCATTGATGATTCCGGTGAACAAAATCATTATGAAAAAGAAATAATTGTCCGCTGA
- a CDS encoding fimbrial protein, producing MTTSSFAKILLALLLSSFTTYTFATCYRITSINTNSGSVYYTEPGKGTAGAWGGSTDSSGTMGTTPRVININNNNFQPLGSLIATGYVSFLDSGSARYEPEQILFRCTADEDGFLKEFYATNGDSAYAGMYQANPALGLDQTYTTIVNGVGIRVKNVNTGEYFSRYWKSRPLTNLDRDSQGWILVKAKNFSDSSIELFKIDYGSGVPVPSVTTGTVSWTQPSTYTAFKCKQCSLNVTENADSAYYYNGWYLYWPGAINLHQNIVVRRAATCMVENVTPNVFFPLISKNEIDNNVKVTAPINIRFQCQSGSPANSGLSGFVSGTANTQTAMGFLPNPANITSAIQENLTVSSGSGVTHLLSNGYGMPNIATGVGVRLYQLNGTALNYLSSLSNTGQGAANGWYPVLTDAISVGVVNGVTTYSKTVNASLEKIPGKVVKPGKFDATVQVIIQVQ from the coding sequence ATGACAACATCTTCTTTTGCAAAAATATTGCTAGCCCTGCTACTTTCTTCTTTTACTACCTATACATTCGCAACATGCTATCGAATCACATCAATAAATACGAACTCTGGTAGCGTATATTATACCGAACCTGGAAAGGGAACGGCTGGTGCTTGGGGAGGGTCTACGGATTCATCGGGTACAATGGGTACAACGCCAAGAGTTATTAATATTAATAATAATAACTTTCAACCTTTAGGGTCTTTAATCGCTACAGGATATGTTTCTTTTTTAGATTCAGGTTCTGCACGTTATGAACCGGAACAAATTTTATTTCGTTGCACCGCTGATGAAGATGGGTTTTTAAAAGAATTCTATGCCACCAATGGTGATTCAGCATATGCTGGCATGTATCAAGCTAACCCTGCTTTAGGGCTCGATCAGACCTATACAACCATCGTTAATGGTGTCGGAATTAGAGTTAAGAATGTCAATACAGGGGAGTATTTTTCTCGCTATTGGAAATCTCGCCCACTAACAAATCTAGATAGAGATAGCCAAGGTTGGATTCTGGTTAAAGCCAAAAACTTTTCCGACTCAAGCATAGAGTTATTTAAAATTGACTATGGTTCAGGAGTTCCCGTGCCAAGCGTAACAACGGGGACTGTTTCTTGGACTCAACCTTCTACCTATACGGCGTTTAAATGTAAGCAATGCTCTTTAAACGTAACGGAGAATGCAGATTCCGCATACTACTATAATGGTTGGTATCTATATTGGCCCGGAGCCATTAATTTGCACCAAAACATCGTTGTTAGACGAGCCGCCACTTGTATGGTTGAAAACGTGACACCAAATGTATTTTTCCCATTAATCTCTAAGAATGAGATCGATAATAATGTGAAAGTCACCGCGCCTATTAATATTCGATTTCAGTGCCAATCCGGCTCCCCTGCAAATAGCGGACTTTCAGGGTTTGTCAGCGGAACCGCAAATACACAAACTGCGATGGGTTTTTTACCTAACCCAGCAAATATTACCTCTGCCATTCAAGAAAACTTAACCGTTAGTTCGGGATCCGGAGTCACGCATTTACTGTCAAATGGGTATGGCATGCCAAACATTGCAACAGGCGTCGGGGTTAGATTGTATCAACTGAACGGCACGGCTTTAAATTACCTATCGTCTTTATCAAACACCGGTCAAGGAGCGGCTAATGGGTGGTACCCTGTTCTGACCGATGCTATTTCTGTTGGTGTAGTCAATGGCGTGACGACGTATTCTAAAACAGTCAATGCCTCACTTGAAAAGATCCCAGGTAAAGTCGTCAAACCCGGAAAGTTTGATGCAACTGTTCAAGTGATTATTCAGGTTCAATGA
- a CDS encoding fimbria/pilus outer membrane usher protein: MTIRRCSYLRRENLSFKYKIASYCFIAVLFISKANAQHHEQSFVFDQSMLLGGGQNIDINKFSENNYVPTGQYLVNLFVNSNFYEKKEVEFKLDKTDTTSPCFSPEELESMGILLKKANASIETESAQCLFIQDIIPDAKVSFDSSNLRLNLLIPQIYIKQDAKGFVPESSLNAGTAMLFANYDTNYYKNKSKGYNSDYAFASFNGGINLGLWQFRQQASMNYTSTENNNGKKTKFNWIRTYLQRPIVSLKSQLLVGEISTAGSIFGSLSFRGIQLISDDRMLPDSQKGYAPVIRGVATTTARVSVKQNGVEIYQTTVSPGQFEITDLYPTSYEGDLLVEVQEANDKVTSFVVPFSAVPESVRPGYTRYAIAMGELKNFNRINNRFVDASFQHGLTNMLTLSSGIRAADKYYAASVGTVLATQFGAFGLQSAFSNADINGETHQGARVGINYSRTLSTTNTIITLAGYKYSTEGFRELADVLGVRGMKSENEVWNSNTYKQESQMVLHINQSLGEWGQVFTSGSINNYYGNRERDTQFQLGYSNTYKNIGYSIVYSQQKVGHVNDNYTYSDQRDNSKTDKIVMFTVSVPLGGSYDSPMLMLGGTNSDSNSSYQANLSGIMGEDQTLSYSVNADYDANNRNVSSGIHLTKQFPEATISGSVSKGENYTQGSLSARGAIVAHGGGVTMGPYVSDTFALVEAQGAKGARVINGSGASIDRFGYAIIPSLIPYQYNNVGLDSKEIEDNHVALAENSQKIAPYAGANVKLKFNTSVGYPILISIPQSISLPLGADVYDANKQVVGLVGQGNQIYARVEQLNGTLSVAQQLGDCHVTYNIPDDKKALSLILLNETCE; encoded by the coding sequence ATGACAATCAGACGTTGTTCCTATTTAAGGAGAGAAAACCTATCGTTTAAATACAAGATTGCATCTTATTGCTTTATTGCTGTTTTATTTATCTCTAAAGCTAATGCTCAACATCATGAGCAATCATTTGTCTTTGACCAAAGTATGTTACTAGGTGGAGGGCAAAATATTGATATTAATAAATTTAGTGAGAATAACTATGTCCCAACAGGGCAATATTTAGTCAATCTTTTTGTTAACAGTAACTTCTATGAAAAAAAAGAGGTTGAGTTCAAGTTAGATAAGACAGATACCACCTCTCCATGTTTTTCACCTGAAGAATTAGAGTCTATGGGCATTTTGCTCAAAAAAGCCAATGCTTCCATAGAAACAGAATCCGCCCAATGCTTGTTTATTCAAGACATTATCCCTGACGCTAAAGTGAGTTTTGACTCTTCTAATTTAAGATTAAATCTCCTCATTCCACAGATTTATATCAAACAAGATGCTAAAGGATTTGTCCCGGAAAGTAGCTTAAATGCTGGAACAGCGATGCTTTTCGCTAATTATGATACCAACTATTACAAAAATAAGTCCAAAGGGTACAACTCTGATTATGCGTTTGCCAGTTTCAACGGGGGAATAAATTTAGGTTTATGGCAGTTTCGCCAACAAGCATCAATGAATTACACATCGACAGAAAATAATAATGGCAAAAAAACGAAATTTAATTGGATAAGAACTTATCTGCAACGTCCTATTGTTTCACTAAAATCGCAATTGTTAGTTGGTGAAATATCTACCGCTGGTTCAATTTTTGGCAGCCTTTCATTTAGAGGCATTCAGTTAATTTCAGATGATCGGATGCTGCCTGACTCGCAAAAAGGATATGCGCCCGTTATCCGTGGTGTCGCCACAACAACCGCTCGCGTCTCAGTAAAGCAAAATGGCGTTGAAATCTACCAAACGACGGTATCTCCAGGCCAATTTGAAATCACAGATTTATACCCAACCAGCTATGAAGGCGACCTGCTTGTTGAAGTTCAAGAAGCAAATGACAAGGTAACATCATTTGTTGTGCCTTTCTCTGCCGTACCTGAGTCTGTTCGCCCAGGATATACTCGCTATGCTATCGCGATGGGTGAATTGAAGAATTTCAACCGAATAAATAATCGGTTTGTTGATGCATCTTTTCAGCATGGTTTAACAAACATGCTAACGCTAAGCAGTGGTATCCGTGCAGCAGATAAATACTATGCGGCTTCTGTTGGAACAGTACTTGCGACTCAATTTGGTGCTTTTGGGCTACAATCCGCCTTTTCTAATGCTGATATCAATGGTGAAACTCATCAGGGCGCGCGAGTTGGCATAAATTACAGCCGTACTTTGTCGACAACAAATACGATTATTACATTAGCTGGCTATAAATATTCAACTGAAGGGTTTCGTGAATTAGCTGATGTTTTAGGTGTGAGAGGAATGAAATCAGAAAATGAAGTCTGGAACTCCAATACCTATAAACAAGAAAGCCAAATGGTGCTACACATCAACCAATCTTTAGGGGAGTGGGGACAAGTTTTTACATCGGGTTCAATCAATAATTATTATGGTAACCGTGAACGCGATACTCAATTCCAACTAGGGTATTCAAACACATATAAAAATATTGGATACAGTATTGTTTATAGCCAACAAAAAGTTGGACATGTTAACGACAATTACACGTATAGTGATCAACGTGATAATTCAAAAACCGATAAAATCGTGATGTTCACGGTTTCAGTCCCTCTGGGAGGGAGCTATGACTCTCCTATGCTGATGCTCGGTGGTACAAATAGCGACAGTAATTCCAGCTATCAAGCCAACCTATCTGGAATTATGGGAGAAGACCAAACACTCAGTTACAGCGTGAATGCCGACTATGATGCGAATAATAGAAATGTAAGCTCAGGAATTCATTTAACGAAACAATTTCCTGAAGCGACAATTTCCGGCAGTGTATCTAAAGGTGAAAATTATACTCAAGGCAGCCTTTCTGCTAGGGGAGCCATCGTTGCTCATGGTGGAGGAGTCACCATGGGTCCGTATGTTAGCGACACATTTGCGTTAGTTGAAGCGCAAGGCGCTAAAGGGGCTAGAGTGATTAATGGTTCTGGCGCTTCAATTGATAGGTTCGGATATGCAATTATCCCGTCTCTCATCCCTTATCAATACAATAACGTTGGCTTAGACAGTAAAGAAATTGAGGATAATCATGTTGCATTAGCTGAAAACTCCCAAAAAATTGCACCTTACGCAGGTGCCAACGTAAAACTGAAGTTTAATACATCCGTAGGTTATCCTATCCTTATTTCTATACCTCAATCTATATCATTACCTCTGGGTGCAGACGTTTATGATGCCAACAAACAAGTCGTTGGATTAGTAGGACAAGGAAATCAGATATACGCTCGAGTTGAACAATTGAATGGCACTCTATCCGTTGCCCAGCAATTAGGCGATTGCCACGTAACGTACAACATTCCTGATGACAAAAAAGCATTGAGTCTTATTTTATTAAATGAAACTTGCGAGTAA